The Macrobrachium nipponense isolate FS-2020 chromosome 19, ASM1510439v2, whole genome shotgun sequence genome contains a region encoding:
- the LOC135212455 gene encoding uncharacterized protein LOC135212455: protein MKFTLVFLLGVVALSTGRPDSIFDFDLDDFGHSQEIDDDHVITGSYTWTAPDGTQFFVRYIADDDGYRVLDSNAIPVSPFGLRANGQQGSFFRSSEELFDD, encoded by the exons ATGAAGTTTACC CTGGTTTTCCTGTTGGGCGTGGTCGCCTTGTCTACTGGACGACCAGATTCCATCTTCGATTTCGATCTGGACGACTTCGGTCACAGCCAAGAGATCGATGATGATCATGTGATCACCGGGTCTTACAC gtggaCAGCTCCTGACGGGACCCAGTTCTTCGTCAGGTACATCGCCGACGACGACGGCTATCGGGTACTCGACTCCAACGCCATCCCCGTGAGTCCCTTCGGTCTGAGGGCTAACGGGCAGCAGGGGTCCTTCTTCAGGTCATCTGAGGAACTCTTCGATGACTGA
- the LOC135214011 gene encoding uncharacterized protein LOC135214011, whose amino-acid sequence MKFSLFVLLGLVATVTLARPDSVLDLDLDDIHHEQDIDDDQVITGSYSWTSPEGVEFFVRYVADEDGYRVLESNAVPVSAFGVRANGQQGSFDSDEDDDRK is encoded by the exons CTGTTCGTTCTCTTGGGTCTCGTTGCCACCGTGACCCTGGCGCGACCTGACTCCGTCCTGGACCTGGACCTGGATGACATCCATCATGAGCAAGATATTGATGATGACCAGGTCATCACTGGAAGTTACAG CTGGACATCTCCCGAAGGTGTCGAGTTCTTCGTCAGGTACGTCGCCGATGAGGACGGCTACAGAGTCCTGGAGTCCAACGCCGTGCCCGTCAGCGCCTTTGGCGTCAGGGCCAACGGCCAGCAGGGATCCTTCGACTCCGACGAGGATGACGACAGGAAATAG